In the genome of Nitrospirae bacterium YQR-1, the window GTCATTCTGAGAGGGTTTTTTATGAGGATGCATTATAAGGTATGCTAACGGTGGCATTTCCCCCTCAGTAGTTTCCTCAATTATTTTCTGTATCAGCTTTTCTCTTCGTTTATGCGAATAAGTATTCCAGATTGAAAAATTAATAGCCTTTCTTCCCTCCCTCACATGCATGGCAACAAAAAAAGGAGGTATTTTAGCATAGAACGGCCACACGGTCTCATTGCTGTGGCAGTCAAAGCATGATCTTTTCAGGACTTTATCTGCGCCCGGGGATATTATTATGCTGTCATACCTCTCTTTAGGATTACACTGCGGCAGTATTACCATACCTGCTCCCCATATCGCAAGCAACAGGATTAACACAATAATATAATATAGGATTTTATGTATTGTCTTTACAGCCTACACCTTCATTTTTACAATTTTGACCAGCCAGTTCTTATACCAGATTGCAATCAAAAAGGTAAAGTGGTATTAGCGTAAATAGTTATAGTTTATCAGAATATCTTTCATCTTTTCTGCATATACATAATTACCCTCATCGTATGTATGAACTACATCCCAAAAGTACTCAGGGTGGTCACCTAAGAGAGTTGAAAATGAAAAATAATTCTTATTTCCTATACCTCTTTCTTTTCTTATCATATCGTGCAGCAAATCAAAATACTTTTTTACGCCTTCCCGCTCTCTAAAGGCCGGGTTCACCGGTTGTACAATGAATATTATATTAAATTTATATGAATCTGCTATCTTTGACATTTTTTGCCAATTGGAAAAAAGATGACCGGCTACCTCTTCCACGGAAAAAGAGCCCTTCTCACGTTCAGTCTTTAAATATTTTCCTGCCATATTCTCTAATTTTATCTTTAACTCAAAAGATTTATTTATTCTTGCCGCTAACATGCTTGCAGATATAAGTTTATCAAATGAGGACAATTTGTCTATCACTCTGTTGAAAGTCTGTTCGTGAGTTACAAAATTAAAAGGGTATCCTATTCTGGGTTCATAGTATTGTGGTGTATAAACATCGTTAAAACCATCAAAAACAATCACTATGTCTGGTTTTAAATCCACTACTTTGTACAGTAAAAGAGCTAATTCCTGATCTGATACGGCAGAGACAATCCCACAGTTAATTACCCGTATAAAGTACTTTTCACCAAACCGGTCATTTAACATCCTCTCAAGGTATCCGCTGATTGTTCTATCATTTGTTAACCCCTTAAAAACCACCGAACCTCCTATCAGAAAAATTCGTACTTCATTGCTTTTTTTAACTTCCAAATTGTCATGATACCGGAATCCATACTTGTTAGTAACCACATGTGTCAGATTGCCTTTAACTCCCCTCTGTTGTTCCGACTCTATGTGTATATCAACGTCAGGGGTATTGTTAAACATAAGATATGGGACTGGTTCGTAGTTAGAAAATTTTTTGGCGTTGGTGGTCTCGTCTTTGGGTTTCTTTATGTAATCATACATCCTAATAGATATCTCTATCGTCATCAATATTAAGAAAACTACAAAAAAGTTTAACGATATAATTACAAAACACTCTTTAATACTCTTACGCATGTTTGATTTTACAAGGGGCCTGACTATGTTGTCAAACATGAAAATAATTGTACTATGTACGCCCCGGAGCTTGTTTCTTGCCGCCTGTGTTTACTTTTGAATTATAGCAAAAAGCAAAAGTATGTTCTTATTGAATTTATTAAAGAAGAGATTGCCACACCCCCTGCGGGGGTTCGCAATGACGGCATATAGCTGTTTTTACTGTGTTTTTTTATTCGTCATTGCGAGGAGCGAAAGCGACCAGGGGAATCCCCTTCAGAGGAGGGCAATCTCAACCACTAAAAATAATGAACGGAATTATGGTTTTCGCTATAGAATTGGAATTAGTGCAAAGGCGGAGTATGCCCACAAAATCAATTATGAAAATTTGATAAATTAAGCCATTATATGGCTTTTTGTACATAATATATGTAATAATACACATATGAAGCATAAAATATTTGCAAGCATTTTAAAACTGTTCATTCCGGCGGGCATGATTTTGGTTCTATGTGCAAGTACCGGTGCCGGACATCTCTACAAAGAAAAGGAATACCAGAGTGTGTGGTGTAGCGAGCACGGAGGGATAACCGAATATGTGCTTGATGACCGGAGCAGGGTGGATTGTCTTTTACCCGATATTGTTGTAGAGTTTGATTTTGCCGCAAAATGGGCGGAAAGCATAGGGCAGGCAATATACTACGGATTAAAAACCAACAAAAAACCAGCTATTGTATTAATACTGGAAAATCCTCAAAAAGACAAAAAATACCTGAAACGCCTCAAGAAAGTAGCAGACACTTACGGCATAACCGTTTATTCTATTACACCTAAACATCTCACAACAGAACCGTAGTACTTCTGACTGCAACTTAGTATGACTTATTCTATGCCGAATATTTAAAGAGTCCCCTTTGAAAAAATTCTTTTCTGATGATAAAATAATATATACTAATTTTTAGGTTAAATATCATAAACACGGGAGGGCCGATAGAGATGGCCGACAGCGACATATTACTCATTAACGAGAAGGTTAAAAGGGAAAGCGCATTTATCACTCTACTGCTGTCTGAACTTGAAAAGGTAATTGTGGGACAGCGATATCTCCTTGAGAGATTGATTATCGGGCTTTTAGGTAACGGCCACGTACTGCTTGAAGGTGTACCGGGGCTTGCAAAAACAACTGCAGTAAAGGCGCTTGCTAAAGCTGTTAATACAGGTTTTAAGCGTATCCAGTTTACTCCTGACCTGCTCCCTGCAGATATCATCGGCACTCAGGTTTATAACCCTAAGGAAGGTACTTTTACTACCAAACAGGGGCCGATTTTTTCCAATATCATACTTGCCGATGAAATAAACCGTGCCCCTGCTAAAGTGCAAAGTGCCCTTCTTGAAGCTATGCAGGAGCGGCAGGTCACTATCGGGGATAACACCTATAAGCTAAATGAGCCGTTTTTAGTCCTTGCCACTCAAAACCCGATTGAACAGGAGGGCACCTATCCCCTCCCTGAGGCACAGACTGACAGGTTTATGCTGAAGGTAAAAATCACCTACCCCGACATAACAGAGGAACACAAAATCCTCAAACGCATGGCTTTTACCTCCACCGGCATACCGATCTCTACCGTCATAACGCCACAACAAATCACAGATGCGCAAAAGGTCATAGATGAGATTTATATGGACGAAAAAATAGAGAAATACATAGTGGATATTGTCTTTGCCACACGTAAACCGCAGGACTACAAACTGGGTGAGCTTTCAGGGCTGATTCAATACGGGGTGTCGCCGCGGGCGACTATTTACATGGCCGTTGCTTCAAAGGCTTACGCATTTACGCAAGGCCGCGGGTTTGTCACTCCGCAGGATGTTAAATCCATCGGACCTGACATCTTACGCCACCGCATTATCGTCAGCTACGAGGCAGAGGCCGAAAATGTTTCTTCCGACGATATTGTGCGCCGTGTGTTTGAAGAGGTACCGGTACCATAAACATAGAAGACTGATATGCTGAGCACTGAGGTAATTAAACACATCCGCAGGGTAGAGTTAAAGACCCGCCGTATGGCTGCAGATTTCTTTACAGGCCACTACCGCAGTGTGTTTAAAGGTATGGGCATGGAGTTTGACGAGGTGCGGCAGTACGTGGCCGGGGATGACATCCGCTCTATTGACTGGAACGTTACGGCAAGAATGGGAGAGCCTTTTATTAAGAAATTTGTCGAGGAGAGGCAGCTGACCATTATGTTTGTTCTTGACCTTTCCCGCTCATGCAGCTTTGCCACGGTAAACAGGTTAAAGCGTGACCTTGCCGCCGAGCTCTGTGCAGTGCTGGCACTTTCCGCCAATAAAAATAACGACAAAGTGGGATTTATTGCTTTTACCGGCAAAGTGGAGAAATTTGTCCCACCGGCTAAAGGTCTTAAACACATCCTCAGAGTTGTAAGAGAGGCACTCTATATGGAGCCTCAGAGCAAAGGCACTGACATTGCCAAAGCCCTCGATTATCTCAACAAGATTACTCACAGAAAAGCGGTGGTGTTTATCATCTCAGACTTTCATGCTGCGCAATACGAAAAAGCCCTCGCTATTGCCAATAAAAGACACGACGTCATTGCCGTAACTCTTACAGACCCTGTGGAGATGCAGCTGCCTGATGCCGGGCTTATTACTCTGCAAGATGCCGAGACCGGACAGAAGTATCTGCTTGACACAACAAGCTCTAAAGTAAGGGATGAATATAAAAAAAACGCATTAAAAATATTTAATCAGCGAAAACGTTTGTTTCGCTCATGCAATGTTGACCACATTGATATAGCAACCGATGTGCCGTACTTGAAAACTCTGATACGTTTTTTCAAAATGAGAGAGTGGAAACTAAGCCATTATTAATGTGATAAGAATAACTTTATCCATATTTTTCGTTTTCGTTATGATTAGCGGAATCGCTGCATCAGACTCAGGGCTCACTGCCACGGTAAGTAAGGAGGTAGTGGCAATAGGCGAGAAATTTACATATACAATATCGGTAAAAAACGGTAAAGATGTGGAATTTCCCGACCTTACCAGCTCTGTTGACAACCTGACGGTTGTATCATCCGGCACTAAGACAAGCGGTATCTTCAGTAAGCAGCATTTAAAGTGGTTCGTAATGAGGGGATTTATAGAAGGACAGTATATTATTCCTGTGCTTACGATAAAGTATAAGGATGGGGGAGTTGTGAAAGAAGCAAAGACCCCTGAGGTACGCATCAGCATAGCAGCTCAACCCTCCGATAATGCAACAGCAGAGATTGCCGACATTAAGGGTCCTGAGGATGTCGGCTGGAGACCGCTCTATTACTGGATAATTGCCGGAGTGCTGGTTGTAGCGGTACTTGCGGCG includes:
- a CDS encoding heme-binding domain-containing protein — encoded protein: MVILPQCNPKERYDSIIISPGADKVLKRSCFDCHSNETVWPFYAKIPPFFVAMHVREGRKAINFSIWNTYSHKRREKLIQKIIEETTEGEMPPLAYLIMHPHKKPSQNDIKVIRVNAFVRGNTDIDDD
- a CDS encoding SGNH/GDSL hydrolase family protein, giving the protein MYDYIKKPKDETTNAKKFSNYEPVPYLMFNNTPDVDIHIESEQQRGVKGNLTHVVTNKYGFRYHDNLEVKKSNEVRIFLIGGSVVFKGLTNDRTISGYLERMLNDRFGEKYFIRVINCGIVSAVSDQELALLLYKVVDLKPDIVIVFDGFNDVYTPQYYEPRIGYPFNFVTHEQTFNRVIDKLSSFDKLISASMLAARINKSFELKIKLENMAGKYLKTEREKGSFSVEEVAGHLFSNWQKMSKIADSYKFNIIFIVQPVNPAFREREGVKKYFDLLHDMIRKERGIGNKNYFSFSTLLGDHPEYFWDVVHTYDEGNYVYAEKMKDILINYNYLR
- a CDS encoding AAA family ATPase, with the translated sequence MADSDILLINEKVKRESAFITLLLSELEKVIVGQRYLLERLIIGLLGNGHVLLEGVPGLAKTTAVKALAKAVNTGFKRIQFTPDLLPADIIGTQVYNPKEGTFTTKQGPIFSNIILADEINRAPAKVQSALLEAMQERQVTIGDNTYKLNEPFLVLATQNPIEQEGTYPLPEAQTDRFMLKVKITYPDITEEHKILKRMAFTSTGIPISTVITPQQITDAQKVIDEIYMDEKIEKYIVDIVFATRKPQDYKLGELSGLIQYGVSPRATIYMAVASKAYAFTQGRGFVTPQDVKSIGPDILRHRIIVSYEAEAENVSSDDIVRRVFEEVPVP
- a CDS encoding DUF58 domain-containing protein, which gives rise to MLSTEVIKHIRRVELKTRRMAADFFTGHYRSVFKGMGMEFDEVRQYVAGDDIRSIDWNVTARMGEPFIKKFVEERQLTIMFVLDLSRSCSFATVNRLKRDLAAELCAVLALSANKNNDKVGFIAFTGKVEKFVPPAKGLKHILRVVREALYMEPQSKGTDIAKALDYLNKITHRKAVVFIISDFHAAQYEKALAIANKRHDVIAVTLTDPVEMQLPDAGLITLQDAETGQKYLLDTTSSKVRDEYKKNALKIFNQRKRLFRSCNVDHIDIATDVPYLKTLIRFFKMREWKLSHY
- a CDS encoding BatD family protein; this encodes MIRITLSIFFVFVMISGIAASDSGLTATVSKEVVAIGEKFTYTISVKNGKDVEFPDLTSSVDNLTVVSSGTKTSGIFSKQHLKWFVMRGFIEGQYIIPVLTIKYKDGGVVKEAKTPEVRISIAAQPSDNATAEIADIKGPEDVGWRPLYYWIIAGVLVVAVLAALIYYLLKKRKTKLPPPPRAHEIAYESLQKLQEKNLDKAGLIKEYFTELSSIVRVYIEHRFTLKAPEMTTVEFLEMVKNSRQLSEAHKSLLKEFLNRSDMVKFAKYGPTTDEIENSFIAAKNFIDETRETP